Part of the Mauremys mutica isolate MM-2020 ecotype Southern chromosome 1, ASM2049712v1, whole genome shotgun sequence genome is shown below.
CGttccacacacaaaacaaaaatagactctccctcctcccccttttaaGAAGGAGGGAGTGGTAAAGCATTTCAAAGCTCACATTTATTCAGACTCACTGATGTCTGAATCATGTTTCTCCCACACTGGGATTATCTGGGTCTAGTGCTGGGGCCCAAATATTTGCCCATGACAACTAGGGTTTGTTTATTGCATTTAATTCACTTTCTGCTGTTTTAATTTCAACAATTACTTGggttatatttatattttcatcTGGGACTTCTTGAGCTTCCTCTATTACCTCCAGCTCTGGACTTAACTCCTCCTCTTCTGACTCCGAGGAATTGTCAGGTCACTATCTGTTTCTACTTCGGATTCCCATTTCCCATGAGTAATTACGCTCTCCTCCTCCAGGAACCAAAAATAGGCATCCCTCTCGTCTAAGTCTGACTGGGATGGTTTCCCTTCCCTCATTTTAGCTGTGAGGAGTGAAGCCACTTCAGTATGTTTTTCTTTCCTGACCAAATTTCCAGCTAATAGACAGTGAGACTGGCCTTGTTACAGATTCTAACATGTCCTGCCAAGATGGGACTGAGATTACATGCTCTTTCCTTTACTTGTCGATACATAACCATGTCTCCTACCTGCCATTCTTGAGGATTTAGGATTGGACCCATTCTTTTGCCCATTTTCTGAATGTCAGCAACAGCTTTTAACAGCTGCTGCATCCATTGGTCCATGAGGATGCAGGGTTGTAGGTTGTCACGTGGTGTTCCATCCACCCACCACTGTTCTGGGAGACACATATCTCTCCCAGTCATCTCCTTGAATGGAGTTACTCCATATGATGCCACGGAACCCTTATAGCCATCAGGATAAATGGCAGTCTTTGGTCCCAGTTcttctgtgatgggttggatcacagaaacttgggagctgccaccccatgtgccaagactacttctgcccctacTTCTCTTAcccgaaataagcaaacagaaaataacaaaccagtaaccactttgtctgttctccaggCACCACatttaaaactcacttaaaatcactagcTGTccctcaaagcaatcagctgttcatagatcctgccgactacgccactgtgatgggttcaatcacagaacccccctggggagctgccacctgatgtgccaagactacctctacCCCTGATTTCCATGCCAgctcggggccccagcaccctgtcttgctgagccagatactcccatctgctccaacacacacccagagtctgaattacttgccccacagttgcaggtttacctgaaagcagctaacagaagtgtgcttgtctttaacactcagatccccatctcccaatggggtctaaacccaaataaatccgttttaccctgtataaagcttatgcaggataaactcataaattgttcaccctctataatactgatagagagctATGTACAGCTGTTTTCTCCCccgggtattaatacatactctgagttaattaataagtaaaaagcgattttattaaatacagaaagtaggatttaagtggttcgaagtagtgacagacagaacaaagtaagtcaccaagcaaaataaaatgcgcaaatctatgtctaatcaaactgaatacagatacgatcctcaccagttccagaatgctccattttacagactaAACTCATTTTAGCTGGGTTCAGCAATCACACACACCCCctatagttactgtcctttgttccagtttttttcaagtatcctggggagtggagaggctctctctttcgccagatgaagacaaaatggaagggTGTCCCAGAGGTTTAAATAGACGTTCTCTTGTGGGTGAAGACCCCCCTCCTCCTTTCTATGCAAAGtgcagctccaagatggagtttaggagtcacctgggcaagtcacaagtttttacaggcagcaaccattgtttacatgctaccttgaacatcctcaagaagacttcttatgtggattggagcattccaagatacATTATACTTTAAGGGTTTCTTGACTacgtacttaatttcaacatttcttcctccaggaactgaccaaatgctcgactaaggttatttagaaatcaaaccagtacacagccaacattcataactttgaataatgatacatgcatacagataggattaatacattcagtaaatcataacctttgagatatgttacatggcatacgtAGCATAAAACACagtctaagcatatttccataaagccagtctttattcaggcctaatttgagggtgtccagtttgcaaattaattccagttctacaGTTTCTCAGTGGGgtttgtttttgaaggttttttttgaagaattgccactttaaagtctgttattgagtgtccagggtgattgaagtgttctcttactggtttttgaatgttaaaattcttgatgtctgatttgtgtccatttattcttttgcatctggtttggccaatgtacatggcagaggggcattgctggcacatgatggcatgtatCACATTGGTAgttgtgcaggtgaatgagcctctgatggtgtggctgatgtgattaggtcttatgatggtgtcccttgaatagatatgcgggcagagttggcaacagcgtttgttgcagggattggttcctgggttattgttttgttgtgtggtatacagttgctggtgagaatttgAACCTGAGGTGAGatgtggagcaggggctgggcattgGAGGATGAAATTGTGCAGAGGTCAGAGCCTCAGAGGTCCATTTAACAGAAATTAGAAAGGTGGCATACCGATGATTTAAGGAGTTGAACACTGAATGGTTCCCCAGTTTGTCACAGAGACAAAACACAGTAAGGccaggaaaggatttaatgtatttttgactgttaaataagaacataagaacataagaaaggccgtaccgggtcagaccaaaggtccatctagcccagtatctgtccaccgacagtggccaatgccaggtgcccctgagggagtgaacctaacaggcaatgatcaagtgatctctctcctgccatccatcttcatcctctgacgaacagaggctaggaacaccattcttacccatcctggctaatagccatttatggacttagccaccatgaatttatccagtccaattttaaacattgttatattcctagccttcacaacctcctcaggtaaggagtttcacaagttgactgtgcgctgcgtgaagaagaacttccttttatttgttttaaacctgctgcctattgatttaatttggtgacccctagttcttgtattatgggaataagtaaataacttttccttatccactttctcaacatcactcatgattttatatacctctatcatgtccccccttagtcttctcttttccaaactgaagagtcctagcctctttaatctttcctcatatgggaccctctctaaacccctaatcattttagttgctcttttctgaaccttttctagtgctagaatatcttttttgaggtgaggagaccacatctgtacacagtattcgagatgtgggcgtaccatggatttatataagggcaataatgtattctcagtcttattctctatcccctttttaatgattcctaacatcctgtttgcttttttgaccgcctctgcacactgcgtggacatcttcagagaactatccacgataactccaagatctttttcctgactcgttgtagctaaattagcccccatcatgttgtatgtatagttggggttattttttccaatgtgcattactttacatttatccacattaaatttcatttgccattttgttgcccaatcacttagttttgtgagatctttttgaagttcttcacaatctgctttggtcttaactatcttgagtagtttagtatcatctgcaaactttgccacctcactgtttacccctttctccagatcatttatgaataaattgaataggattggtcctaggactgacccttggggaacaccactagttacccctctccattctgacaatttaccattaattcctaccctttgttccctgtcctttaaccagttctcaatccatgaaagggcctttccttttatcccatgacagcttaatttacgtaagagcctttggtgagggaccttgtcaaaggctttctggaaatctaagtacactatgtccaccggatcccccttgtccacatgtttgttgaccccttcaaagaactctaatagattagtaagacacgatttccctttacagaaaccatgttgactattgctcaagagtttatgtttttctatgtgtctgacaattttattctttactaataagtgattcagggaagagggccCAGCACTATGTTACCAGCCAGATTTGCACAGAGCTcggtctgagagccagagcaccaggagaaaatTTTAAGTCCCCTTATGAGTAAAGAGATGGAGCAGTttgtcccggatctgtttggtcctcatcCCGTAGATGATGGGATTCAGCGTGGGGGGCACTAGAAGGTACATGTTGGCCATGATAATgtggaaatgcaggggcacattGCTACCAAACCGGTGTGCGAGTAAGGAGAAAAGATctgggatgtaaaaggctaacatggcacagaggtgggaggtgcaggtctcaaaagtcttgagccgggcatcctttgtgggaaggctgaagatggccctgagaaTCTGGACATAGGATACGgcaataaaaaacacatccacACCAGTCACAAAGAATACCACAAAGAGGCCGTAGTAACTACTGATGTGGATGTCaccgcaggccagcttcaccagggccatgtgctcacagtacgagtgggggatgatgttggttctgcaatatggccactgccttACCAGAAGGAAAGCAGGCAGTACAAGCATGCCACCACGCAGCACCATGGCCAAGCCAATCTTGACCACCATGGAATTTGTCAgggtggtggaatgtctcaggggatcacagatggccacgtagcgatcaaaagccatggccacaaagatcccagactccaccactgagaagcagtgaatgaagtacatctgagtgaggcaggcactgaaatcgatctccctggagttgaaccagaagatgctcaacATTTTGGGAATTGTGCATGTGCATAGGGCCAGGTCAGTGACGGCCAGCAtacagaggaaatagtacatgggcccatggaggctaGGCTCCCTCTTCACTATTAACAGggtggtgaagttccccaagacaGCTATGGcatacatggtgcagaaggggatggagatccagacatgagCCGTTTCCAGGCCAgaaatgcccagcaggatgaaagtggaggggttggtgaagtcagttgtgttagaatctgacatggagtaggggagaaggtgtccagCTCTGAAGCAGAAGTGTCTCCTGAATGTACTGTACATTCACTGGACTTTGTGTATGTGCCCACGGTCTCGGGTAATGGTCGCAGTCCAAATTCCTAGGTGGGAGACAATGTGAATATGAGACACAAATGCACAACTGGAGGCTGTTCTTATGGGGGAAGCAGATTGGTTGCTCTTCAGACACTGAGAAGTGACATTTTCATTAATCAGATAAATGAATTATGAAAAACTGACCCTAATAATGCCACTTCCATATTAGATGGCGCTCCATGCATAAATAATTCCTACATGAGGTGATGCGGGAACTCTTaacaggcagcagcaggaaaTGTGAGTATGGATACTGGTTATCTGTCATTGTTCCTTAATGTAGTGAAACCCAGGCTAGAGAATACACTATGTAGGGAGTTCCCCATTTACCTGGTTGCTCAAAATCTGAAAgtggaaaaaacccaaacctgtgTGCAGACATGTACCGGGGGGAATATCCCAGGTAGAACATACCTCCAGGAAAAGACCTGGCATCACTGATATCAGCTCAATGGAATGGACCTGCTCATTCCCAAAAGTGGCCAAAACAAAATCAATGATCGGATGCCTATGGAATGGGATGGGGAATAACTTGCTCTGGACATACACTCAGTTTTGGTCTATAAAGGTTATTGCAGATCGAAAGGGGGTTTCCAagaggctggggaaatgggggaagcTGCTGTATGCAGACAGACTGAAACgtctgggactgtttagtttagagaggagACAAGGAAGGGGGGTGTATAATAGAGGAgtggaaaataaaaaaatggagCTGATTACATTCAAATGGTCAAACAGAGAACTATTCCCAACCAGTAATATCTGGGCTAATTCCTCAAAGCTGAGGCAAAATATCGGAAAAACTTATTGGGAGGAAAAAAATAGACAGAAAACTGGGACGGAAAAGTTGGAATTCTATAAGAAGCATTTATTAGATAGCTAGAAAGCCACAATTCCATAGTCAAAAAGGTGGACAGCTTGGATAAAAACCTGGTTCAGTGACAAAGGGAAGACATttgtggcgggggcgggggtgggagggatagcaATATATAACACATGgaaaaaagggaaacaaatagCAAATAATACAAACCTGAAGTTGTGAAGTTTAAAGACATcaggttaaaatccatgtgtggCAGGCCTAAGGATCACAAAAAGGAGGTTATTtggtatattaaaaacaaaagaaatcctagaaaaGGTTTAGGCCAACTCCTGGAGTGAGAAAAGAAACTTTTTAATGTTACAAAAAAGGTagatgtgttcaataaatatATTTGTCCTGCATTAGGAAAGAAGCAGTATTAGGTACTCATATCATGTGAGGCgatgaaatactttccagtccattagcaGTCAAGGAGGGTGTTATACAgcatctacagtagaaccttagagttacgaacaccagggTTATGAACTGACTGATCAATCACACATCTCATTCGGAACCAGAactacacaatcaggcagcagcagagccaaaaaaaaaaaaaagaggcagatACAGGGCAGTTCTGTGTTTAACATcaactattaaaaataaaaggaaagtaaaaaaaaaagatttgacaagattaGGAAACAGTGGAAGCTGGTCTGGGATTAGTTAAAAAAAGTCTAGGAATATAATTACTGTCAATCAACAACAGAGTTTATAGAAAATCAGTCTTGTCAAATAAACCCAATTTCATCCTTAAATGAGAGTACACGTTTGGTTGATCAAGGGGACCACTCAGATGCATAAAGTTTGATTTCCCCCAAACATTTGCTTTAGTAGGGAAAACATTCAGATAAAAAATGAACCCTATAATATCAGTAGAGGATATGTAAAATGGACTAAAAGTGGCTAACTGATATATCTCGGAAAGCTGTTGTCAAAGGGTCATTGCCAGTGAAGGTAGGGGGAGGTTACTAATGAGGTTCTGCAAAGATCATTTCTAGGCCCAATGCTATTGAATATTTTCATCAATTATCTGGAAGCAAATAGAcaatcactgcagataaaatttGTGTACAACCCAAAGACTGGCAGAGTAGTTACAATGAGGCAGCCAGGGCAGGCATACTGGTTCATCTGGAGCATTTGGTGAGCTGGGCTCatgcaaataaaatgttttaatgcAGTCAAATGCAAAGTTACCCTCCCAGAACAGAGAATGGAGGCCCAACCGACAGGCTATGGCACCGTATTATGGAACGCAGGGACCCTGAAAAGGATTCTGGGGTCACCGTGGATGCCCAAATCATTgcgagctcccagtgtgatgctgtggccagaaGGGCTGATTCAATCCTTGGCTGCATAAACAGGGGgttggtgagttggagcaggggaaggatttaACCTCTGCACATGGCACCGGTGAAACCGACTGTGTCCAGTCCCGGGGCCCACATTTCAAAAAGGTTGTTGGAAAATTGGAGAAGATGCAGAAAAGAGCCTCAAAAATGATTGGAGGCTGCAGAAAATAcctgacagagagagaaagacttAAAGTGATTCATCTTATTCATCTTATCAAAAAGATGATCAAGTGAGACTTTCATATGTAGAAAACCACCGGTACTAACGGTCTGtgaaatctagcagagaaaggcaaatctaagcccaatggctggaagctgaagccagacaaattccagcTGGAAATCAGGGTGATTAACTGTTGGCAGAATCTgtgaagggaagtggtggattctccagctctGCATGTGTGCAGAGCCAGAGTGGATGCTTTCTTGGAAGAGCTGCTTGAGAGTTCGTCTACACATAAAATGCTACAGCGGTGCTGCcacagtgcttcagtgtagacactcctgACACCAACGGCAGGGGTTCCCggtcagcataggtaatccacctgccTGAAAGGTGGTAGCTGGGGCAATGGAAGAAATCTTCCATCGACCTCttgctgtctacaccaggctCAGGGTCTCTGAGGAGTGTGGATGTATTTACTTTTGCAAAGAGAGACACAAATGCCGTTTGGGGTTGCATTAAGAGAGGCATAACATGCAAGTCACAgaaggtgatagtaccactctactcagcgctggttaggcctcagctggaatactgtgtccaattttgttCACCTATGTATAGAAACGATATAGAGAAACTGGGAAGGATATGGAAGTGAGCAACAACGATGATCAAATGCATGGCATATAAGCAAAGGcggaaggaactgggattgttttgtTTGGAAAAGATGAGATTGAAGGAGTACATGACAGCGGTCTTCAGATACTTTAAAGGAAGCCATaaaaaaagatgaagaaaaaatattcttccttcccactgagggcaggacaagaggcaatgggttcaactacagcagagcagatttagatgaaatctcaggaaaaaaaacttcctaactgtaagaacaagaGGACGATGGAACAGACGCCTCGGGATCTTGTGGAAACTCCTTCACTGtaggttttccaaaggaggctggatagcatCTGTCTGGAATGGTTTATACTGAACAcgtcctgcatcttggcagttGGTTAGACTAGCTGAGCCTTGAGGTATCTTCTAATCCTTTGGCTCTATGATTTAACAATCTAAAATACTGccatagaccaggcctcagtcaaaCACAAGTCATGGGGCTCAGTACACgtgtaactgggtgaaatttaatggcctgtgttatataggaggtcggACTGGATGAttaaatggtcccttctggccttaaaccctatgaatctattgataaagaaagtagatcaggcatttatATTTGCTATGTCTCATAAAACACAGACAAGGGAACGTTGAATTACATTGAAAGTCTGAACTATAAAATTGATAAGAAAATTATTTACATAATCCATATTTggcctgtgaaactccttgccacagACATTATTGCAGCAAAGAGCTTagctgaatgggattcacaaatggattggccACTATAGGTAGTTTTGGTGGCCCCTCCGTTAGTTAAGATTGTCTGACACCTTAACCTAGGAGacttcattttcagttgcttaaaaGTTTGCCAAACTTTCaccatttggactgaaatttccatCAATGGGTGTCTGCTTCTGGCtgaattgttttgtttgtttgtttgtttttctaaagTTTCTAACCTAAGTGTTCAGCTGACTAATCAAATGAAGCTAGAAGAGACAATGTCTTGCCTATATTGAAAAATTCTTATAATTTTCCAGTGAGGAGTCCTAGCACCTCCATGATTTCCAGCACATAAAAATCAGGTAACAGTCATCCTGTTACCAGCCAAAGCCAtgaaatgcaagaggaggagATCAAAGTGTCTGTACATGAACTCACAGCTGGCTCCTGAGCTCTTTACTTTGGTCTTTCTCAAAGGAGAGTTTTGCTTCAGTGGAGCCTGAGCAATATACAAGCCAGGGCCTTAGAATTTGGGCTTGTATTATACATCTATTAATGCCTTTTTTCCTGAAGGATctactgtgccactgaaatgcagccacccggGATAGATAGcctggcagggggcgggggacacAGCTGTGAGGGACATTTTGGCCTATGATAGTAGAGCAAACCCATCACCTCTGGCAAGGGACCTGGGATGTTTAATGGTTGTGCAGAGGGAAAAGGACCACACACTTACTCTTTATCACACCATGAACATGTTTCACTGGGTTTGTCGAGCAGGTGAGatcctcagcaagagatgggtacTCATGAATTCTGAGACGGAAGTGTCCTccctgggaatctccctcaggtagccgtgtcccacacctctctcaccccagcatccGCAGCAACATCCCACATTGAGAGCTGAAGCGGGGGTGTGAActgtttataatatagctctgtgcaatcccagcaGTGTTCGCTCAGCCTCTAGGGGAGGAATACGCAAACAGGCTTGAGACCAGAGAGATTCTAGccaatctctctctttccatgTCTCCACTTCTGTGCTCTTTATCCAGCATTAGGAGTAAACAATAATTAAagaaccttcccaaagggagatgcgaactcctgggctctgtgctgagtcagagaggaattggctgctctgtgtatttgtgtatttttaaagaTTATAATTCATTACTTAGAAACCTAGGGATAGTGCCTAGGTTTCATAGGGTCTGATAGCCTGTAAATACACAGGAGGTCTGGGTAGATAGTAGACAAACAGATCTGGAGAAAGATGACTAAGAGGAGACACTAGCAGTTTTTTTCAGATATACGGGGCTATTGCTAAATGATCAGGGATAAGTAATTCTCATCATTAACTATCACAATACTGTAAAACACCTTTCACTGAAGGATCTTCAAAATACCTTGCAAAGGAAAGTCATTATGAACATATCCCCATTACACAGATAGGTAAACTGGGGCAAAGGGAgatgtgacttggccaaggtcatgcAAAGAACAACAGACAGAATCCAGGATCTTGACTTCTTTGCCATCACCACGGTCTCTCCATCAGTAACTGAGCTCATGAAACAAAGGAAATGGGCTCACGCTCTAGTGTGGCCTGTTCTTTGGGTAGATGCTACGGATTTCCCTGGGGGTGCAACCTGAAACTGGGGTACCGCCGAGTCCTCTGGCATACTAATCTGGGCTCCTTCTAATGCTGTGAGTCTCTGACAAGCTTCAAGCCTCACCAGGTCTTGCATTTACACTGCCATACACAGACAGGGATACACCAGCTGCAGTTACGTAAATGCTTTCCCCACTCATGAACAGATATACAGATATTCATCAATGTCGTGAGGTGGGGGTGCTTCAGcttccccttccacacagcagaCCAGGTTTATTATGGTTTCCCTACAGTGAGAAGCTTTGAGCCTGTTTACAGGTCCTAGCTGAGGACTTCTCCATAGGGCTTCTTTTTTACTACTCCTACCATGTCCAAATGCTATTTCCCAAAATCAGGCACATGACACCTTTTCATAGTACTTACCATCAGTATCGAATTCTTTGTTATAAAGTTTATCATTAGCAACAAACTTCGCATCAGGAGATTGAACAATAACACAAAATCTTTTGTCAGAGGTACATTTTTCTAAGACTTTTTATTTTGCCACGCCTTCCGCTTAGACATTGTGTTTCTTCAAAACTCACTGTGACTTTCAACTCCTCTCTGAACCTTAACATGTGTTTAGTAAGTGGTTTTCCTTTCCCCTCGGTGTCCCTGTCAGAAGGATTGTGTAATATCCGGctaacaaaaccaaacacctttgCCCCGGCCATTCTCTGAGGTCCCACCTCTCTCACTCCATCCAACCTCCCTCCGTCATTcgcgccctccctccctctctcattTCCATTGTGCTGGGAGGGCTGGAGAGGGttccttttcgaccgggtgtttaGTTGAAACCTGGACACCTTGTAACCCTGCTTGTCGGTAGGGATCTAAGCCAAAAGGTCATCTTTGGGGTCTTGTTCTATCACGGTCTAGTGAGGTAAGGATGTAAGGGGGATTCGTCTGTTGGCTGGCTCTCTGTGGAGCTGCCAATGCAAAAAAATCCCCCCCGTGGCTTTTCCTGTGCTCCCCACTCTAAGCACTgggactccccacccccttcattcAGCTGCTGTATGTGTCTTACCAGCCCTGGGGATTCCTTTCTCCCCTCTGTCAGATGCATCATTAGCATTTCCACAGGCAACCGTTTATTCCGTGGGATTGACATCCTGTCCTAAAGAGACACACTCTGTTTTCACAAGCACGTCAAGAGCAAATTCCTGAATAATCAGGACCTGGATTGAGGTACCATCCAGCACCCATCTATCCCCAGGAGGTCCGTTGTGTGACTGCTTCCTTGGGAAGTCATTTACACAGTTTCCTCTCAAAACCTGAGCCACAGGTTGAGTGCACAGATGCCTGAGTGCACAGATGCTCTACCAGCCATTCTGTCCTGGGCATCCTCCCCCATGTGATGAGTGAGAACTCATTCCTGTTCTCCCACTATTCCTCCCCGTTTCCTTCTATGGGTCCCCCTCTAAGACACATATCCCAATGCTCTTCAGGGTGGGATCTATCCCCTGTGTAGCCATAAATGCCTCACAGCTAACAGCCTGGACAGTGTCTCACTGACAGACACTACACCCTCCTCCCTCCGTGAGGTGCTGTTACCTCCTGCTGCAGTGTCAAGGGAAATCTCACCCACCTCTGTAGTGGTTTCTATGATTCCATCACCCTTCTCCAGGACAAACCTTCCTAAGCTCCCAAGCATTGGGTTTGTCCCTTGTTTAGCTGCAACCTGGACATTTTTCTCCTTGATAGGGAATAGACTCTCCTGCCTCCCTGAGGGGATGCTGCCTtcagctgcagggcaggagctggtctCAACCTCCCCCACCTGTGGAAGCATTCAGCTTCCCACTGCTGCAAAGGAATAAAGACTTACTCCTATTTTCCTCAGAAGTTGCTAGGACTTGGGGTCCCAGCAGAATGCTGCTTCTTCCTGCAGGTGGATATTTTAACAGCCTGAGTTATACAGAAGGAATCATTACCTATTAGCATATCggtaggtatcagaggggtagccgtgttagtctggttctgtaaaagcagcaaagaatcctgtggcaccttatagactaacagacgttttgcagcatgagctttcgtgggtgaatacccacttcttcagatgcaagtatcgGTAGGGTTATTATAACCTACACACACTGATTACACAGCTTCCAaacctcattttgtatgtgtcttTTAGCCAAGGAGTTTGTAAcatcctaagaacataagaacactaATATTCTACTAATAAAATCTCTGCCATCTGTCCTGTCAATATGTCACCTTTTTGAACTATACTCCATCTAAACACAGAAATTTCTGCCCCGTATCTTCCCACCCAACATGTTCCATGCCATTAATCATGATGGCCTTGATGTTTTTCATGCCTGGCTGTGCATAGGCTAATTTTACAATCCCAGTATGATACGTGACAAGTGCCTGAGGGGCTTTTGTGCTCAGGGTTGCAGCATTTGCATGGGCTACCTGTGGCTGGCTTTCTCCCAGCACAGGGAATTTATCCCTTAGgtgatcagtggaattacactgataGCACCTTCTGGATTCTTCTTTTTTAACAGAGATTTTGGTCAGGGATCAGAGGAATGAGGTAAAATGGACCCCTATGTCCCACCAGGTTTAAACCCCTCTGTCTGTCAAAATAGATGCTTGTGTCTGTCAAAATCATCAGCCAGACGACTCATCTCATCCACATTTTCACCTTTTTGCCCAATAGACACTGCTTTATGTCAACTTTACAAATGCTTCTCAGTAACATAgtcaaattcatttttaaaatatattctgcaTTGTTCATATCAGCACCATATTCAGGATTCCACTCTATATATTTCAGGGACAATCTGAAATTGCTTGTATTTCCTCCCTTTGGTCATA
Proteins encoded:
- the LOC123361915 gene encoding olfactory receptor 52E4-like, with the translated sequence MSDSNTTDFTNPSTFILLGISGLETAHVWISIPFCTMYAIAVLGNFTTLLIVKREPSLHGPMYYFLCMLAVTDLALCTCTIPKMLSIFWFNSREIDFSACLTQMYFIHCFSVVESGIFVAMAFDRYVAICDPLRHSTTLTNSMVVKIGLAMVLRGGMLVLPAFLLVRQWPYCRTNIIPHSYCEHMALVKLACGDIHISSYYGLFVVFFVTGVDVFFIAVSYVQILRAIFSLPTKDARLKTFETCTSHLCAMLAFYIPDLFSLLAHRFGSNVPLHFHIIMANMYLLVPPTLNPIIYGMRTKQIRDKLLHLFTHKGT